The Acuticoccus sediminis genome has a window encoding:
- a CDS encoding GAF domain-containing protein yields MAVDTRFGLGFCAELEEAPLDACYPEGSAFLDGGDPALERGIALLGQPLIHQEQTIGILYLESAPGRTVFTRQCVSLMSMPALRATVSFECALLVEALRETNSWMVRGQRIGRMGSHRWNTRTLLSRGSRECYRILDLDLNVNPVPFEAFRGRIHPDDLAMVTRGIEGAVRSRSPFSQRSTGSSTGTAPSSTSSPWGVDIGPSGDQRAATTCPFVTSLPNDRPRAVEVQSG; encoded by the coding sequence GTGGCAGTGGACACGCGCTTCGGGCTCGGCTTCTGCGCCGAGTTAGAGGAGGCGCCGCTCGACGCCTGTTATCCCGAAGGGTCCGCCTTCCTGGACGGAGGCGATCCCGCCCTCGAGCGCGGCATCGCCTTGCTCGGCCAGCCGCTCATCCATCAGGAGCAGACGATCGGCATCCTCTATCTCGAATCGGCTCCCGGGCGGACGGTTTTCACGCGCCAGTGCGTGTCGCTGATGTCCATGCCGGCCTTGCGGGCCACGGTCTCGTTCGAGTGCGCGCTGCTCGTCGAGGCGCTGCGCGAGACCAACAGCTGGATGGTGAGGGGTCAGCGGATCGGGCGCATGGGAAGTCATCGCTGGAACACCCGCACGCTGCTCTCGCGAGGATCGCGCGAGTGCTACCGGATTCTGGATCTCGACCTCAACGTCAACCCGGTCCCTTTCGAGGCATTCAGGGGCCGCATCCATCCGGACGATCTCGCCATGGTCACGCGCGGGATCGAAGGGGCGGTGCGGTCTCGATCACCTTTCAGCCAGCGGAGTACAGGGTCGTCCACAGGGACGGCACCGTCCTCCACGTCCTCGCCGTGGGGGGTCGATATCGGCCCCTCGGGCGACCAACGCGCCGCGACCACGTGCCCCTTCGTTACATCTCTTCCAAACGACCGCCCCCGGGCGGTCGAGGTCCAGTCGGGGTGA
- a CDS encoding calcium-binding protein, giving the protein MNYFDDIVKYYTDFKGFDVEFGAYLRIGRSLYSEYNFDAKDIDWTTISRATNPGLVLYEGDTADLYVGLFNLTDNTPIDDWWFDSFAVNRSGEQTLRLEIAGIISNSATLTMAYSAVGSSVDDKVESQVTNGYDLHVFDVSADDSYFGYGSSFGRVDITTYYETGISGEDIDNDNPTDKLNTVNVKAIFGNPNHDGFVGPDPVIEMTVKGAFNYLDLADEAYPIGFENGAPQAVDDEVVIEETSRFVTVDVLANDSDPDGDPLAVAVETTGLYGEAVLQDNGTIRYYPGADFPGYDAFIYAIRDGNLGYSGATVTILSPAYASGGGGSDGDDVITLNDAPNYIDAGAGNDVVEAYGGSDTIVGGAGNDSIYGGADADDLYGGDGSDLLAGRRGNDVLTGGAHDDRLYGAEGNDTLSGEAGNDTIGGQLGDDDLSGGDGRDILFGGGGHDRMGGDAGNDRLTGRRGNDDMAGGRGNDGLFGGGGNDTMTGGDGADTLAGQDGNDAIFGGNGADILAGNEGNDTLIGGAGVDTVTGNEGADLFVLSKGTGYDLIEDFLVGTDRFGLQDGLTFADLNITVDGIRAGSDVLAVVSDFDTADLSASDFVAFAS; this is encoded by the coding sequence GTGAACTACTTCGACGATATTGTTAAATATTACACTGATTTCAAAGGATTTGACGTCGAATTCGGCGCGTACCTCCGCATCGGCCGCTCATTATATAGTGAGTATAATTTTGATGCAAAAGACATTGATTGGACGACCATCTCCCGGGCCACGAACCCAGGCCTCGTTCTTTACGAAGGGGACACCGCAGATCTTTACGTTGGCCTTTTCAATCTAACCGACAACACACCTATCGACGATTGGTGGTTCGACTCCTTCGCAGTCAATCGATCGGGCGAACAAACACTGCGTTTGGAGATTGCCGGAATTATTTCGAATTCCGCCACGTTGACGATGGCGTATTCGGCGGTTGGGTCGAGCGTTGATGATAAAGTTGAATCTCAAGTCACGAACGGATATGATCTTCACGTTTTTGACGTCTCGGCTGACGATTCTTATTTCGGATACGGATCTTCCTTCGGCAGAGTGGACATTACAACCTACTACGAAACAGGAATTTCCGGCGAAGATATTGATAACGACAACCCAACCGACAAACTCAATACGGTGAACGTCAAGGCCATCTTCGGAAATCCGAACCATGATGGCTTTGTCGGGCCCGATCCGGTTATCGAAATGACGGTTAAAGGGGCTTTCAACTATCTGGATCTTGCCGACGAAGCCTACCCTATAGGGTTTGAAAACGGCGCGCCGCAGGCGGTCGACGATGAAGTGGTCATCGAGGAGACGTCCCGTTTCGTCACTGTTGATGTGCTGGCAAACGACTCTGACCCGGACGGTGATCCATTGGCCGTCGCCGTTGAAACCACCGGGCTCTATGGCGAGGCTGTGCTACAAGATAACGGGACGATTCGTTACTACCCCGGCGCCGACTTCCCCGGTTATGACGCTTTCATATACGCGATTCGCGACGGCAATCTCGGCTACTCTGGCGCTACTGTAACGATCCTTTCACCTGCGTACGCCTCTGGCGGTGGCGGATCGGACGGTGACGACGTCATCACCCTGAACGACGCCCCGAACTACATCGACGCCGGTGCCGGCAACGACGTGGTGGAGGCCTACGGTGGCAGTGACACGATTGTCGGCGGCGCCGGCAACGATTCAATCTATGGAGGCGCCGATGCGGACGACTTGTACGGTGGCGACGGCAGCGACCTGCTGGCCGGCCGCCGCGGCAACGATGTCCTGACAGGCGGCGCCCACGACGATCGCCTCTATGGGGCGGAGGGCAACGATACCCTGTCCGGCGAAGCGGGCAACGATACAATCGGGGGGCAGCTTGGCGACGACGACCTGTCCGGCGGCGACGGGCGTGACATCCTCTTTGGCGGGGGTGGCCATGACCGGATGGGCGGCGACGCTGGCAACGACCGCCTGACTGGCCGCCGCGGCAACGACGATATGGCGGGAGGTCGCGGCAACGACGGCCTGTTTGGTGGCGGCGGCAACGACACGATGACCGGTGGCGACGGAGCAGACACCCTCGCCGGCCAAGATGGGAACGACGCGATTTTCGGCGGCAACGGGGCCGATATCCTCGCCGGGAACGAGGGCAACGACACCCTCATCGGTGGCGCGGGCGTCGACACTGTCACCGGCAACGAGGGTGCCGACCTCTTCGTCCTCTCCAAGGGCACCGGCTACGACCTGATCGAAGATTTCCTCGTCGGCACCGATCGTTTCGGCCTGCAAGACGGCCTGACCTTCGCAGACCTGAACATCACTGTTGACGGTATCCGCGCCGGCAGCGATGTACTGGCCGTAGTGTCCGATTTCGATACTGCGGATCTTTCCGCCTCAGATTTCGTGGCTTTTGCCTCTTGA
- a CDS encoding histidinol dehydrogenase encodes MQVIAAMVFGTQTIAPVGMLAGPGNACVRKALTRLTRSTNEVNTSKNAR; translated from the coding sequence GTGCAGGTGATTGCGGCGATGGTATTCGGCACGCAAACGATCGCGCCGGTCGGCATGCTGGCGGGCCCGGGCAACGCCTGCGTGCGGAAAGCCTTGACGCGGCTGACGCGCTCCACCAACGAGGTGAACACCTCGAAGAACGCGCGTTGA
- a CDS encoding GntR family transcriptional regulator, giving the protein MNKIQRIAAPVREQVEQHLRAAIETGDLPPGARLIERELCESFGVSRPLVREALRRLESDGLAVSLPVGGMCVTRLSLDDALEIYAVRKELEGLAAAEFTLHATEDERARLKTIVGDLHAALDAGGGRPLIDAKNAFYSIMARGSGNAFLAGVLSNMHGRIRLLRGTSLSTPGRSALMVAELAEIADAILARDPVRARVLAETHVANAMAATRTSLSAEDVGDTEPAGAARIA; this is encoded by the coding sequence ATGAACAAGATTCAGCGCATCGCCGCACCGGTTCGCGAGCAGGTGGAGCAGCACCTCCGAGCCGCGATAGAGACCGGGGATCTGCCGCCCGGCGCCCGACTGATCGAGCGCGAGCTCTGTGAATCGTTTGGGGTCAGTCGCCCGCTGGTGCGCGAGGCGCTGCGCCGCCTCGAATCGGATGGGCTGGCTGTTTCATTGCCCGTTGGCGGCATGTGCGTCACGCGGCTTAGCCTGGACGATGCGCTCGAGATCTACGCCGTGCGTAAGGAGCTGGAGGGCCTCGCCGCGGCGGAGTTCACGCTTCATGCCACCGAGGACGAGCGCGCCCGTCTCAAGACAATTGTCGGCGACCTGCACGCGGCGCTCGACGCCGGCGGAGGTCGGCCGCTGATCGATGCCAAGAACGCATTCTACTCGATCATGGCGCGCGGTTCGGGCAATGCGTTTCTGGCGGGGGTCCTGTCCAACATGCACGGACGCATCCGCCTGCTGCGCGGGACGTCGTTGTCGACGCCCGGGCGCAGCGCGTTGATGGTGGCCGAGCTGGCCGAGATCGCCGACGCCATTCTGGCGCGCGATCCGGTCCGGGCGCGAGTGCTGGCCGAGACGCATGTCGCAAACGCCATGGCGGCGACGCGGACGTCGCTCTCGGCCGAGGACGTCGGCGATACCGAGCCCGCTGGGGCTGCGAGGATTGCCTGA
- a CDS encoding ABC transporter permease, translated as MTDVAQPNLTEPARTARKRPTMGRDTLVRIGTAVLILGLWEIFGRQANPLLVAVPSQVLVATWELAVTGELFSATGESMLAFAVGFAIAAAVGMLIGVIMGVNRTAEVALDPYINALYSMPLIALVPILMLWVGIGFTAKVIIIALFAVFPVIINTLAGVRNVEKSYLDIGKAFGAGPWMSFSRIVLPSATPYIASGMRLAVSRGIIAMIVAEFLTSIAGLGGLIINYTNQFETAKAFVPVFVLAIIGNVLTAVVRIVEDRLGAWR; from the coding sequence ATGACCGACGTGGCACAGCCCAACCTCACCGAACCGGCCCGCACTGCCCGCAAACGGCCGACCATGGGACGCGACACGCTTGTGCGCATCGGGACCGCCGTCCTCATCCTCGGCCTGTGGGAAATCTTCGGCCGCCAGGCGAACCCGCTCCTCGTCGCGGTGCCGAGCCAGGTCCTCGTCGCGACGTGGGAGCTCGCCGTCACGGGTGAACTCTTCTCGGCGACGGGCGAGAGCATGCTGGCCTTCGCGGTCGGGTTCGCCATCGCCGCCGCCGTGGGCATGCTGATCGGCGTCATCATGGGCGTGAACCGCACGGCCGAGGTCGCGCTCGACCCCTACATCAACGCGCTCTACTCGATGCCGCTGATCGCCCTGGTGCCGATCCTGATGCTCTGGGTCGGCATCGGCTTTACCGCCAAGGTCATCATCATCGCGCTCTTCGCGGTGTTCCCGGTGATCATCAACACGCTGGCCGGCGTGCGGAACGTCGAAAAGAGCTATCTCGACATCGGCAAGGCGTTCGGCGCCGGCCCGTGGATGAGCTTCAGTCGCATCGTCCTGCCGTCGGCGACGCCGTACATCGCGTCCGGCATGCGCCTCGCCGTCTCCCGCGGCATCATCGCGATGATCGTCGCGGAGTTCCTGACGTCCATTGCCGGCCTCGGCGGGCTGATCATCAACTACACCAACCAGTTCGAGACGGCGAAGGCCTTCGTGCCGGTGTTCGTCCTCGCCATCATCGGGAACGTGCTGACCGCCGTCGTGCGGATCGTCGAGGACCGCCTCGGTGCCTGGCGCTGA
- a CDS encoding ABC transporter substrate-binding protein — protein MKTKGTLARMAFAAAIATLALSAPAARAADRLSVALPAKMFVSLPEFVAQDKGFYADQDLEVSFDHIADSSIPIRSLISGSSDIIEAGMAETLIAIGRGAEARTIGGIATGLHYALWVRPDAGIESIEDFVGKNIAVSSPGSLPHVVILALLRDAGVPQDEIDTINWVAVSGSSARRNAILAGTVDATVASYSPQADRAEGIDMLSVVGEALPNYVMLPWDVSVESIEERRDVLKRFVTAELLATRFIFENEAEALEIAKAHFDFSDEDLAAYYDFYTGGIWNPNGIVSDEAATYMQQLNVDAGMQSKVLPVEAVLDQSILMEVLDELGRFEN, from the coding sequence ATGAAGACCAAAGGCACACTCGCGCGCATGGCGTTCGCCGCGGCCATCGCGACATTGGCCCTGAGCGCGCCGGCCGCCCGCGCCGCTGACCGCCTGTCGGTCGCCCTTCCGGCGAAGATGTTCGTCAGCCTCCCGGAGTTCGTCGCGCAGGACAAAGGCTTCTACGCCGACCAGGACCTCGAGGTTTCGTTCGACCACATCGCCGACTCCTCGATCCCCATCCGCAGCCTGATCTCCGGTTCGTCGGACATCATCGAAGCCGGTATGGCCGAGACGCTCATCGCCATCGGCCGCGGAGCCGAGGCGCGCACCATCGGCGGCATCGCCACCGGCCTCCACTACGCGCTTTGGGTGCGGCCGGACGCGGGGATCGAGTCGATCGAGGACTTCGTCGGCAAGAACATCGCCGTCTCCAGCCCCGGCTCGCTGCCGCACGTCGTCATCCTCGCGCTGCTGCGTGACGCTGGCGTGCCGCAGGACGAGATCGACACCATCAACTGGGTCGCCGTGTCCGGCTCCAGCGCGCGGCGCAACGCGATCCTCGCGGGCACTGTCGACGCGACCGTCGCCTCCTACTCGCCCCAGGCCGACCGCGCCGAGGGGATCGACATGCTCTCCGTCGTCGGCGAGGCACTGCCGAACTACGTGATGCTGCCGTGGGACGTGTCGGTCGAGAGCATCGAGGAGCGCCGCGACGTCCTCAAGCGCTTCGTCACCGCCGAGCTGCTGGCCACCCGTTTCATCTTCGAGAACGAGGCCGAGGCGCTCGAGATCGCCAAGGCGCACTTCGACTTCTCCGACGAAGACCTCGCCGCCTACTACGACTTCTACACCGGCGGCATCTGGAACCCGAACGGCATCGTGAGCGACGAAGCCGCGACGTACATGCAGCAGCTGAACGTCGACGCCGGGATGCAGTCGAAGGTCTTGCCGGTCGAGGCCGTGCTCGACCAGTCGATCCTGATGGAAGTCCTGGACGAGCTCGGGCGGTTCGAGAACTGA
- a CDS encoding ABC transporter ATP-binding protein — protein MKTLSISGLCKTFVDRQGRTVEALSGFSLDVAAGEFITIVGPSGCGKTTMLRIVQGLEERSAGTVTIDGREIRGPGPERGFVFQQYGLLPWLTAARNIAFALDARGVAQAEQAERIRVALETVGLSAFADHYPRQMSGGMQQRVGIARALAVDPDILLLDEPFGALDALTREILQNEMLALSERMQKTIMFVTHSIDEAIMLADRVVVMSARPGRIATIIDIDIPRPRAGRGEEIRESAAFTHYRRQLWDHLMAREVAA, from the coding sequence ATGAAGACCCTCTCCATCTCCGGATTGTGCAAGACTTTCGTCGATCGCCAGGGGCGGACAGTCGAGGCCCTGTCCGGCTTCAGCCTTGACGTCGCAGCGGGTGAGTTCATCACCATCGTCGGCCCGTCCGGTTGCGGCAAGACAACGATGCTGCGGATCGTCCAGGGCCTCGAGGAACGGTCGGCCGGCACCGTCACGATCGACGGGCGGGAGATACGCGGCCCCGGCCCGGAGCGCGGCTTCGTCTTCCAGCAGTACGGGCTCCTGCCGTGGCTGACGGCCGCTCGCAACATCGCCTTTGCGCTCGACGCACGCGGCGTGGCCCAGGCCGAACAGGCCGAGCGCATCCGCGTTGCGCTGGAGACCGTCGGTCTCTCCGCCTTCGCCGATCATTACCCGCGGCAAATGTCGGGCGGCATGCAGCAGCGCGTCGGCATCGCCCGCGCCCTTGCCGTCGACCCGGACATCCTCCTCCTCGACGAACCATTCGGCGCGCTCGACGCCCTGACGCGCGAAATCCTCCAGAACGAGATGCTCGCCCTGTCAGAGCGGATGCAGAAGACGATCATGTTCGTCACGCACTCGATAGACGAGGCGATCATGCTCGCAGACCGAGTGGTCGTGATGTCGGCGCGGCCGGGACGGATCGCGACGATCATCGACATCGACATTCCACGCCCCCGCGCGGGCCGTGGCGAGGAGATCCGCGAGAGCGCGGCCTTCACCCACTACCGCCGACAGCTCTGGGATCACCTGATGGCGCGCGAGGTCGCCGCATGA
- a CDS encoding alpha/beta hydrolase, with protein sequence MSARDHEWQYNPRVTTPDSARYRERAEAESAATRERLAFAGDIAYGERPESTLDLFPGTPGGPAHLFLHGGYWRGRDKRDFSFVAAPLVEIGTTVLVANYQLCPAATLREIIAQTADLLAALPGLAGRHGFDASRVIASGHSAGAHLLAAAMSAPEHRARTAGSVRSLVLVSGIFDLTPVPAISVNEEIRLDPGDVAALSPMAMDPPEGVAMDIVVGGAESPGWIAQSALYAEKCQLAGVEADFLVAPCENHSSIMETYADAASPLFARLSALPGFA encoded by the coding sequence ATGAGCGCGCGCGACCACGAGTGGCAGTACAACCCGCGTGTCACAACCCCGGACTCGGCCCGTTACCGTGAGCGCGCCGAGGCCGAAAGCGCGGCGACCCGCGAGCGCCTCGCCTTCGCGGGCGACATCGCCTATGGCGAGCGCCCCGAGAGCACACTCGACCTGTTCCCCGGCACGCCCGGCGGCCCGGCGCACCTCTTCCTGCACGGCGGCTACTGGCGCGGGCGCGACAAGCGGGACTTCAGCTTCGTCGCCGCGCCGCTGGTCGAGATCGGAACCACGGTCCTCGTCGCCAACTACCAGCTCTGTCCCGCTGCCACGCTGCGCGAAATTATAGCTCAGACGGCCGATCTCCTCGCCGCGCTCCCAGGCCTCGCCGGGCGGCACGGGTTCGACGCCAGCCGTGTCATCGCCTCTGGCCACAGCGCGGGCGCGCATCTCCTCGCCGCGGCGATGAGCGCGCCCGAGCACCGCGCCCGCACCGCCGGCTCCGTCCGAAGCCTCGTTCTGGTCAGCGGTATCTTCGATCTGACGCCGGTCCCCGCCATCTCGGTGAACGAGGAGATCCGACTCGATCCCGGCGACGTCGCCGCCCTCAGCCCTATGGCGATGGACCCGCCCGAGGGCGTGGCGATGGACATCGTCGTCGGCGGTGCGGAAAGCCCCGGCTGGATCGCCCAGTCCGCCCTCTACGCGGAAAAGTGCCAGCTCGCCGGGGTAGAGGCGGACTTCCTCGTCGCCCCGTGCGAAAATCACTCTTCGATCATGGAGACGTACGCGGATGCGGCGTCACCTCTCTTCGCGCGCCTCTCGGCGCTTCCCGGCTTCGCCTGA
- a CDS encoding ornithine cyclodeaminase family protein, which produces MIVIDETEARARVSLIDAVEAVEASFRDLANGKARLFPTVREGVAAGRGTFGVKSAELSSAGIVGLKAGGYWPGNMEHPGRPDNHQSTTLVFERDTGRPIGAVAANWLTEARTAAVGAIAIRALSREDATTLSIIGTGKQSASQVEAALLARPFSRILLSGRHAEGIEDLRIRLEARGIAAEAASPEDAVRAADVLITITPATAPLFPADWVRPGTHVNAMGADTRGKRELNPALIKGARLVVDSIEQSTTLGEMEGVPEAEAVLLGDLLAGKVTGRESARQRTIFDSTGLAIQDLCVAARALGH; this is translated from the coding sequence ATGATCGTGATCGACGAAACCGAGGCCCGCGCGCGGGTTAGCCTGATCGATGCCGTGGAGGCCGTCGAGGCGTCCTTCCGCGACCTCGCCAACGGCAAGGCGCGTCTCTTCCCCACCGTGCGTGAGGGCGTGGCGGCCGGGCGAGGCACCTTCGGCGTAAAGTCCGCGGAGCTGTCCTCCGCTGGCATCGTCGGCCTGAAGGCGGGCGGCTACTGGCCCGGCAACATGGAGCACCCGGGGCGGCCGGACAATCACCAGTCCACCACCCTCGTCTTCGAGCGCGATACGGGCCGGCCGATCGGCGCCGTGGCAGCCAACTGGCTGACCGAGGCGCGCACCGCCGCAGTCGGAGCCATCGCGATCCGCGCGCTCTCGCGTGAAGACGCGACGACCTTGTCGATCATCGGAACCGGCAAGCAATCGGCCAGTCAGGTCGAGGCGGCGCTCCTGGCCCGGCCGTTTTCGCGGATCCTCCTCTCGGGCCGACACGCCGAGGGTATCGAGGATCTGCGCATCCGCCTTGAAGCGCGTGGAATCGCGGCGGAGGCCGCCTCGCCGGAGGATGCGGTGCGCGCGGCAGATGTTCTCATCACAATCACCCCGGCGACGGCACCCCTGTTCCCCGCCGATTGGGTCCGCCCCGGAACCCATGTGAATGCGATGGGCGCCGACACGCGCGGCAAACGCGAGCTCAACCCCGCATTGATCAAAGGTGCCCGGCTCGTGGTCGACAGCATCGAGCAATCCACCACGCTCGGTGAGATGGAGGGTGTGCCCGAAGCCGAAGCCGTGCTTCTCGGCGACCTTCTCGCGGGCAAGGTCACCGGCCGCGAAAGCGCACGGCAACGCACGATCTTCGACAGCACCGGCCTCGCGATCCAGGACCTCTGCGTCGCCGCCCGCGCCCTTGGCCACTGA
- a CDS encoding MFS transporter — translation MDLIDKRIAPAGEEERDGLPAPRRYYAMAAVWLALVMAVLDSAIANIALPTIAAEVGADPAQSVWIINAYQIAIIMLLLPLAALGEIIGYRRVFAAGLIIFVVASVGCVASDSLGALTAWRFVEGVGASAIMAINGALLRLVWPHRLLSRGIGWNATIVAISAAAGPTVAAAVLSLGSWRWLFAINVPIGLAALAIGLYFLPASERSGRPFDWASGVLSAIAFGALFLAVGDVTGGHVGSRTLADLAIGLAAGFAVIWLSRRSVAPIIPLDLIRIPLLLRSYGTSVFAFAAQMIGLVALPFYLGHRFGFSHVTVGLVVTAIPIGTMVAAPLSARLLDRISAATLGAAGLILLAAAYLAVAGLSSAALIAACMWIVGFGFGLMQTPNNRVMLGEAPWRRSGAAAGMLAMSRLTGQTLGAIVTALCLRVWGTSSVAPFLVAAAFGLVSAAFSATRRGRTAG, via the coding sequence ATGGACCTTATCGACAAGAGGATCGCCCCCGCCGGCGAGGAGGAGCGGGACGGGCTGCCCGCGCCGCGGCGCTACTACGCGATGGCCGCCGTCTGGCTCGCCCTCGTCATGGCGGTGCTCGACAGCGCCATCGCCAACATCGCGCTGCCGACGATCGCAGCGGAAGTCGGCGCGGATCCGGCCCAGTCCGTCTGGATCATCAATGCCTACCAGATCGCCATCATCATGCTGCTGCTGCCGCTGGCCGCCCTCGGCGAGATCATCGGCTATCGCCGTGTCTTCGCGGCCGGGCTCATCATATTCGTCGTCGCGTCCGTCGGCTGCGTCGCGAGCGACTCGCTCGGCGCGTTGACGGCCTGGCGGTTCGTCGAGGGCGTCGGCGCGAGTGCGATCATGGCGATCAACGGCGCCCTGCTCCGCCTCGTCTGGCCGCATCGCCTCCTGTCCCGCGGCATCGGCTGGAACGCGACGATCGTGGCGATCTCGGCGGCGGCCGGGCCGACAGTGGCGGCTGCGGTGCTGTCCCTCGGCTCGTGGCGCTGGCTGTTCGCGATCAACGTGCCGATCGGTCTCGCAGCGCTCGCCATCGGCCTCTATTTCCTGCCGGCGAGCGAGCGCTCCGGACGGCCGTTCGACTGGGCCTCCGGCGTCCTCAGCGCCATCGCCTTCGGCGCGCTGTTCCTCGCCGTCGGCGACGTGACGGGCGGACACGTCGGCAGCCGTACGCTCGCCGACCTCGCCATCGGTCTCGCGGCCGGGTTCGCGGTCATCTGGCTGTCGCGGCGGTCGGTCGCGCCGATCATCCCGCTCGACCTCATCCGCATCCCGTTGCTCCTCCGAAGCTACGGGACGTCCGTGTTCGCCTTCGCGGCGCAGATGATCGGCCTCGTGGCGCTGCCGTTCTATCTCGGACACCGGTTCGGCTTCTCGCACGTCACGGTGGGCCTCGTCGTCACCGCGATCCCGATCGGGACGATGGTCGCGGCGCCGCTGTCGGCGCGCCTTCTCGATAGGATCTCCGCCGCCACGCTCGGCGCGGCGGGGCTCATCCTTCTGGCCGCGGCCTATCTCGCCGTCGCCGGGCTCTCGTCCGCGGCGCTCATCGCCGCCTGCATGTGGATCGTCGGCTTCGGCTTCGGGCTGATGCAGACGCCGAACAACCGCGTGATGCTCGGCGAGGCGCCCTGGCGCCGGAGCGGAGCGGCGGCCGGGATGCTCGCAATGTCCCGCCTGACGGGTCAGACTCTCGGCGCGATCGTGACGGCGCTCTGCCTTCGGGTGTGGGGCACGTCCTCGGTCGCGCCCTTCCTCGTCGCGGCGGCCTTCGGCCTCGTGTCGGCCGCCTTCAGCGCGACACGCAGAGGCCGCACCGCGGGGTAG
- a CDS encoding TRAP transporter large permease — translation MSLVVIAAFLGLAILGMPLAFALGVSALAGLLIADFDLAILPTRLMNAVDSFPLMSIPLFMLTGELMLKAGIMDRLVDLANAFIGRMRGGLAQVAIVSGAGLASVSGAAVADASALSSTLVPSLKKEYGLGFSAGIVAAAANLGPIIPPSGAMIVYAYMAGSSVSVGGLFMAGVVPGLILFAALMALCSLISWRRGYPVTGAPVSLANIARQLKRNGLVILLPILVIGGIVGGAFTPTEGAAVGCCYALFLGFCVTRQLRLADLPDVIVTAAKTTAVVGAMIAFASTVTFLFTIDMLPLKLAGLVGGITRDPFAFLWLIAAMLLVVGMFLESNAAYIMLVPLFHPIAVQYGIDPLHFGFLFVLNLVIGMLTPPVGVILFVVCGITKVDMGTLVRESWPFILAMYALLALCIVFPGLVTALPRAMGY, via the coding sequence ATGAGCCTCGTCGTGATCGCCGCCTTCCTCGGCCTCGCCATCCTCGGGATGCCGCTCGCCTTCGCGCTCGGCGTCTCGGCGCTCGCCGGCCTTCTGATCGCGGACTTCGACCTCGCGATCCTGCCGACCCGGCTGATGAACGCGGTCGATTCCTTCCCGCTGATGTCCATCCCGCTCTTCATGCTGACCGGAGAGCTGATGCTGAAGGCGGGGATCATGGACCGCCTGGTCGACCTCGCGAACGCCTTCATCGGGCGCATGCGCGGCGGGCTCGCCCAGGTCGCGATCGTCTCGGGCGCCGGCCTCGCCTCGGTCTCGGGCGCTGCCGTCGCCGACGCCTCCGCGCTGTCCTCCACACTGGTGCCGTCGCTGAAGAAGGAATACGGGCTCGGCTTTTCGGCCGGCATCGTCGCCGCCGCCGCCAACCTCGGGCCGATCATCCCGCCGTCGGGCGCGATGATCGTCTACGCCTACATGGCCGGGTCCAGCGTTTCGGTCGGCGGGCTCTTCATGGCGGGCGTGGTGCCGGGGCTGATCCTCTTCGCGGCGCTGATGGCGCTGTGCTCGCTGATCTCCTGGCGGCGCGGCTATCCGGTCACCGGCGCGCCGGTGTCGCTTGCCAACATCGCCCGGCAGCTGAAGCGCAACGGCCTCGTGATCCTTCTGCCGATCCTTGTGATCGGCGGTATCGTGGGCGGCGCCTTCACGCCGACGGAGGGGGCCGCCGTCGGCTGCTGCTACGCGCTCTTCCTCGGCTTCTGCGTGACGCGTCAGCTCCGGCTCGCCGACCTTCCGGACGTCATCGTGACGGCGGCGAAGACCACGGCGGTGGTCGGCGCGATGATCGCATTCGCCTCCACGGTGACGTTCCTCTTCACCATCGACATGCTCCCGCTGAAGCTCGCAGGTCTGGTCGGAGGGATCACCAGGGACCCGTTCGCCTTCCTGTGGCTGATCGCGGCGATGCTCCTGGTGGTGGGCATGTTCCTGGAATCGAACGCGGCCTACATCATGCTGGTGCCGCTCTTCCACCCGATCGCGGTCCAGTACGGGATCGACCCGCTGCACTTCGGCTTCCTGTTCGTCCTGAATCTCGTGATCGGCATGCTGACGCCGCCGGTCGGCGTGATCCTCTTCGTCGTCTGCGGGATCACCAAGGTCGACATGGGGACGCTGGTGCGCGAGAGCTGGCCGTTCATCCTCGCGATGTACGCGCTTCTCGCGCTCTGCATCGTCTTCCCGGGCCTCGTCACCGCGCTGCCCCGGGCGATGGGCTACTGA